The proteins below are encoded in one region of Blastocatellia bacterium:
- a CDS encoding ATP-binding protein, with amino-acid sequence MRKKLQWLLVSRFAIAGALLLTVGLIEKEPSPRSFLPVLVTVGIVIALLSVVYFLALRTRVPHYVHAYGQLTLDILIVTWLVARTGDVESPFLALYLVILFAACALFGSRVVLTLGALCEVFYIIVCVATMSGLIGRGAGWPEYLSAQMAWTKFLFSLNLIAIFAVALLSSQLAERLRRNESEIQTARTELASATRDLADYRIFNDRIIESIRSGLVTTDLAGHITTFNRAAEEITRYKASDVRGSHIFRIFGDIEQQIEVGLESIRARTRPPRFELGCRTADGREIHLGFSVAPLVDEADDARGYVLTFQDLTDVMELEREVRRQERLAALGKMAAGLAHEIRNPLASMRGSVQVLASELNLAADQGQLMQIVLRESDRLNHIVSDFLTYARPPRMEKTVIDLGSLLAETAALLRNSPELKPDHYLVEDYPAEPLFYSGDPNQIRQICWNLARNAIQAMPMGGELKIALSVDEGGETSITFADTGQGMSREQKERLFEPFSSSSGGTGLGMAIVYQLVNDHNGRIQVESEAGKGTSISIKLPAHGRVTEQRTERRVALIQ; translated from the coding sequence ATGCGAAAAAAGCTGCAATGGTTGTTGGTATCTCGCTTTGCGATTGCCGGCGCGTTGCTGCTGACCGTCGGATTGATTGAGAAGGAGCCGTCGCCGCGCTCGTTCCTGCCGGTGCTGGTGACCGTTGGCATCGTGATCGCGTTGCTGTCGGTCGTCTATTTCCTGGCGCTGCGGACCAGAGTGCCGCACTACGTTCACGCTTATGGCCAGCTCACGCTCGACATCCTGATTGTGACCTGGCTGGTGGCGCGCACAGGCGATGTCGAATCGCCCTTCCTGGCCTTATACCTCGTCATCCTGTTCGCCGCCTGCGCCTTGTTCGGCAGCCGCGTCGTACTAACGCTCGGCGCGCTGTGCGAGGTGTTCTACATCATCGTCTGCGTGGCGACGATGAGCGGGCTGATCGGGCGCGGCGCCGGCTGGCCCGAATACCTGTCGGCGCAGATGGCGTGGACGAAGTTTCTTTTCTCGCTCAACCTGATTGCCATCTTCGCGGTCGCCCTGCTGTCGAGCCAACTGGCCGAGCGCCTGCGCCGCAACGAGAGCGAGATTCAGACCGCGCGCACGGAGCTGGCGAGCGCGACTCGTGACCTCGCGGATTACCGCATTTTTAATGACCGCATCATCGAAAGTATTCGCAGCGGCCTGGTGACGACGGACCTCGCCGGCCACATCACGACTTTCAACCGCGCCGCCGAAGAGATTACGCGCTACAAAGCCTCGGACGTGCGCGGCTCGCATATCTTTCGCATCTTCGGCGACATCGAGCAGCAGATCGAAGTCGGCCTGGAAAGCATACGGGCGCGCACTCGCCCGCCGCGCTTCGAGCTAGGTTGCCGCACGGCGGATGGCCGCGAGATTCATCTCGGCTTTTCGGTCGCGCCGCTGGTTGACGAAGCCGATGACGCGCGCGGCTATGTGCTGACCTTTCAAGACCTCACGGACGTGATGGAGCTTGAGCGCGAAGTCCGCCGTCAGGAGCGGTTGGCGGCGCTCGGCAAGATGGCCGCCGGCCTGGCGCACGAGATTCGCAACCCGCTGGCTTCGATGCGCGGCTCGGTACAGGTGCTTGCCAGCGAGCTGAATCTGGCCGCCGACCAGGGGCAATTGATGCAGATCGTGTTGCGCGAAAGCGACCGGCTGAATCACATCGTCTCCGACTTTCTGACCTACGCGCGCCCGCCGCGCATGGAGAAGACCGTCATTGATCTCGGCAGCCTGCTTGCGGAAACCGCGGCGCTGCTGCGCAACAGCCCGGAGCTGAAGCCCGATCATTACCTCGTCGAAGACTACCCGGCAGAGCCGCTTTTCTATTCCGGCGACCCGAATCAGATTCGCCAGATTTGCTGGAATCTGGCGCGCAACGCCATCCAGGCCATGCCGATGGGCGGCGAATTGAAGATCGCGCTCAGCGTCGATGAAGGCGGCGAGACCAGCATCACCTTTGCCGACACCGGGCAGGGCATGAGCCGCGAGCAGAAAGAGCGTTTGTTCGAGCCCTTCAGCTCGTCGAGCGGCGGCACTGGTCTGGGCATGGCCATCGTCTATCAACTGGTCAATGACCACAACGGCAGGATTCAGGTTGAGAGCGAGGCTGGCAAAGGGACGAGCATTTCGATTAAGCTACCTGCGCACGGGCGGGTTACCGAACAGCGCACCGAGCGCCGCGTCGCCTTGATTCAGTAA